In a single window of the Flavobacteriales bacterium genome:
- a CDS encoding SpoIIE family protein phosphatase: MNLSDSLYFSDPDSSFILCEKAMADPSLRSNEIEMARAHRYKARYYLLKTRYDEANEELTLAEEIYLRKNNVGGQADVLRLRAILYGRLNNPVAETAAIKKAIELYRSIDDHKGMIRVLFNYSLDAAHRRDTSEARWALDELFLLESWMKDSDLYFLFQNQGLYFLACDKAKDALPWFEKAIVVAKDLDMKDSYSTGTMLLGRTYRLLGQSAKAKQYLEESVSFSLANHLDYERSEALEEMVELYKSLNDFKNAFYTLNKLVALNDTLYNFERINRINDLEKKVMLGRKEKELAESKIETAEQKLHAEEARREVGFLWFVISVVLLAAGFSLYLYYRTKGLKDKILYQSKELKLKHEEVSEAYRNITDSIRYAKRIQDAILPSNRIVKEYLKQSFVLYKPKDIVAGDFYWMEQMKNEQGDSLIMYAVCDCTGHGVPGAMVSVLGYNAINRAVREFSLWKPNEVLNKVNELVEDTFSKSDDQVSDGMDVSFCVLDLDNQKLYWSGANNPLLIVREKELLSFAGDKQPIGRFDHKFPFTLHEIELKPKDCIYIFSDGFADQFGGESGKKMKQSRFKELLLDGCSYSMEEQRQRLSIEFDRWRGVLEQIDDVCVIGVRI; the protein is encoded by the coding sequence TTGAATCTGTCCGACTCCCTCTACTTCAGTGATCCGGATTCTTCATTTATTCTTTGTGAAAAAGCCATGGCGGATCCTTCGCTTCGCAGCAATGAAATTGAAATGGCAAGAGCGCATCGTTACAAGGCTCGTTATTATTTATTAAAAACGCGGTACGATGAAGCCAATGAAGAACTGACGCTTGCAGAAGAAATTTATTTACGAAAAAACAATGTTGGTGGTCAAGCCGATGTTTTACGTTTGCGCGCTATTTTATACGGACGGTTAAATAATCCCGTAGCAGAAACAGCCGCTATTAAGAAGGCCATTGAATTGTATCGTTCTATCGATGATCATAAGGGAATGATTCGTGTTCTGTTTAATTATTCGCTGGATGCTGCTCATCGCAGAGATACTTCTGAAGCGCGTTGGGCATTGGATGAATTGTTTTTGCTGGAGAGCTGGATGAAAGATTCGGATTTGTATTTTCTTTTTCAAAATCAGGGATTGTATTTTCTGGCATGCGATAAAGCGAAAGATGCCTTGCCCTGGTTCGAAAAAGCGATTGTAGTAGCGAAGGATCTTGACATGAAGGATAGTTATTCCACCGGTACGATGTTATTGGGACGCACCTATCGTTTGTTAGGTCAATCTGCAAAAGCAAAACAATACCTGGAAGAAAGTGTTTCATTTTCATTGGCGAATCATCTCGATTATGAGCGCAGTGAAGCATTGGAAGAGATGGTGGAGTTGTATAAAAGCCTGAATGATTTTAAAAATGCATTTTATACATTAAATAAACTGGTTGCGCTCAATGATACGCTTTACAATTTCGAGCGTATTAACCGCATCAATGATCTGGAGAAGAAAGTGATGCTGGGTAGAAAAGAAAAGGAGCTGGCAGAAAGTAAAATTGAAACAGCCGAACAAAAATTACATGCCGAAGAGGCGCGCCGTGAAGTTGGTTTTTTATGGTTTGTTATTTCTGTTGTACTGCTTGCTGCCGGTTTTAGTTTGTATTTGTATTACCGCACCAAGGGATTAAAGGATAAAATTCTCTATCAGTCGAAAGAATTAAAATTAAAACACGAAGAAGTCAGCGAAGCCTACCGCAACATTACCGATTCCATTCGCTATGCAAAACGTATTCAGGATGCGATTCTACCTTCTAACCGTATTGTAAAAGAATACCTGAAACAATCCTTTGTTTTGTACAAACCAAAAGATATTGTAGCCGGAGATTTTTACTGGATGGAGCAAATGAAAAATGAGCAGGGTGATTCGCTGATTATGTATGCGGTTTGCGATTGTACCGGACATGGTGTTCCCGGCGCTATGGTGAGTGTTTTAGGTTATAATGCCATCAACAGAGCCGTGCGTGAATTTTCGTTATGGAAACCGAATGAAGTATTGAATAAAGTAAATGAATTGGTAGAAGACACCTTTTCTAAAAGTGATGATCAGGTTTCGGATGGAATGGATGTTTCATTTTGTGTGCTGGATCTCGATAATCAAAAACTTTATTGGTCGGGCGCCAATAATCCTTTACTGATTGTGCGTGAAAAAGAATTACTGAGTTTTGCAGGCGACAAACAACCGATTGGACGTTTTGACCATAAATTCCCGTTTACACTGCACGAAATTGAACTGAAGCCGAAAGATTGTATCTATATATTTTCCGATGGATTTGCCGATCAGTTTGGCGGGGAGTCGGGCAAAAAAATGAAGCAATCGCGATTTAAAGAACTTTTGCTCGACGGTTGCAGTTATTCCATGGAGGAACAACGTCAACGTTTAAGTATAGAGTTCGACCGATGGAGAGGAGTGCTTGAGCAGATTGACGATGTGTGTGTAATCGGTGTAAGAATTTAA